The Zingiber officinale cultivar Zhangliang chromosome 9A, Zo_v1.1, whole genome shotgun sequence genome window below encodes:
- the LOC122019042 gene encoding uncharacterized protein LOC122019042 — MDIVGSFPMATGQRRFLLVVVDYFSKWVEAKPLARISEQMSNDQAEVTNLEILRDLRTRLDHAGGSWVNELSSVLWELRTTPKESTSVILFQLVYGEEAMIPVEIGVEFDWVRLYDEGNGERRLMEFDLVDEVREKAVIRLMAYQQQMKQNYNRRVISRSFQVGDLV, encoded by the exons atggacatcgtggggtCGTTCCCCATGGCAACCGGTCAGCGGAGGTTTCTGCTCGTCGTTGtagactacttctcaaaatgggtggaggccaagCCGCTAGCAAGAATAAGTGAGCAGATG AGTAACGACCAGGCAGAGGTCACAAACCTAGAGATCCTCAGAGATTTACGAACTCGGCTAGACCACGCAGGAGGTAGTTGGGTCAAcgagctctcaagtgtcttgtggGAACTTCGCACAACTCCAAAGGAGTCGACTAGCGTAATACTATTCCAACTGGTGTACGGAGAAGAAGCGATGATTCCTGTAGAGATTGGAGTAGAATTCGACTGGGTACGACTCTACGATGAGGGAAATGGCGAGCGAAGGTTAATGGAgttcgacttggtggatgaagtgcGAGAAAAAGCGGTCATTCGGCTAATGGCTTACCAACAgcagatgaagcagaactacaatagGAGGGTGATCtcgaggtccttccaggtcggtgatctagTATAG